The following coding sequences are from one Gemmatimonadota bacterium window:
- a CDS encoding T9SS type A sorting domain-containing protein — MFLKKSLLSMTALALLIFAGQASAQSISIMGTPSKVSGQGTEITVVVSQTGITQSVNAIQVEFDFDQSLLTLAAPAGWLQPDPGTVSLLSISAVPVPASVPFTFTTNTDVAGQEFSIGIKSVTLDGLTLTPSAAVSFNGIEAALTSDGAINDDGELVVNVAVPDLAQATTGAEIMFAVEPAGAAAITGGMPATGLGVPPGGVSGMSVTLLGIPAVMLDGGSYGSVTFTVNPDATEFTISVASFTVLTADGMRRGVGGGDALTVVQFAPYLEASATAVTVGHGETGTATVTAMDTQGKAVAFTVDPASAGTVSDDGNSVMLSATGNATVSVSAMVGGVALGPVEVVFTKAPPELQTESTEVVFSDFGASASAMVTAIGFDAGAEINFKITGGAGFATGAGAATWTVTTSNPGDVTMEATDGTATTAPLTISFVNPPPYLTADNADVIIPTGGEATVTVTATGLGDGITYTFTEVSGTASVNAVTDGAMVTLTGSGEGSAEVTLKAMDSDGKETSALKVIFRAMPSVTTNMADVEVPQSVVPSGSSSVVAVGFPEGAEVTFDVQVTSGSESDLSMSQDGNVLSLTATGPVSVSVTASGAGVTTAAVEVSFSQMKPAAPASVMVQDQEGDNGHYVMVTFANSENHGDVSQYRVYREMMVNDSEGNPMAEWVAWAVVDAMDNDGTTRAVVPVTDAKATRWGVAAETGMGSAEDVITPAGKRVFSKESVQQLVQFLGLDPNLVVTEDELAQVFMPSADYLNALIGNQKNVVFAALDPDLSVLVGGDLAVPQNIRTDGSGPIVSSAITATEDMVAAVDDTAPAAATGLAADVETGMVTWTVSADDGGMDIVMYRGYGIMIPHVTGYVVRGGAGEDSMIDIGPAPAGSGSFQVPQALIESLINQGLPAVLVSVVAMDGTNMTPSVPLLVELTPTRRGFVDADGNPVYIVRLPRHGETQTPLTVDFEDFIAFTMAFNTDETHENWRVFVQADLNDDKMVNFDDFILFFSSYGKEAQGPAGKSLIPPPGVNETAELTLRLGSDRVVAGENMFVDVSLANVQALMGYGFVLNYDAEKFEFVEAMPVAEDLLLSSGGETPLLRGWSPEAGQVHVMNAIVNGSEVSGGGDIVRLVFRVLRDFEDNARFEIAEGLVFDPSQLANPLAGGVLDIQTTPTEFALLQNFPNPFNPDTTIGYELAESADVTLQVYNVVGQVVRTLIAAEPQSVGRYQVRWDGMDDRGTPVSSGIYFYQLSAGKFQDVRKLMLLK, encoded by the coding sequence ATGTTTTTGAAAAAAAGTCTTTTGTCTATGACTGCTTTGGCATTGCTGATATTTGCAGGGCAGGCTTCTGCGCAGAGTATCTCGATCATGGGTACTCCAAGCAAGGTTTCTGGACAGGGCACGGAAATTACGGTTGTCGTGTCCCAAACGGGTATTACCCAATCCGTAAATGCCATACAGGTTGAATTTGATTTTGACCAGTCTCTTTTAACGCTTGCTGCACCTGCTGGCTGGTTACAACCAGATCCCGGCACGGTTTCCCTGTTATCTATTAGTGCAGTACCTGTGCCAGCAAGTGTTCCTTTCACTTTTACGACAAACACAGATGTGGCGGGTCAGGAATTTTCCATTGGCATTAAGTCGGTTACGCTTGATGGCCTTACACTTACCCCATCCGCTGCGGTCTCGTTTAATGGCATTGAAGCTGCTTTGACGAGTGATGGCGCAATCAATGACGATGGTGAACTCGTCGTCAATGTCGCTGTTCCCGATTTGGCGCAAGCAACGACTGGTGCTGAGATCATGTTTGCGGTTGAACCCGCTGGAGCGGCGGCGATCACAGGTGGTATGCCTGCTACCGGTTTGGGAGTACCTCCGGGCGGCGTAAGTGGTATGAGCGTTACACTTCTCGGCATACCGGCTGTGATGCTGGATGGCGGGAGTTACGGCTCTGTGACGTTTACAGTGAATCCCGATGCCACTGAGTTTACCATTAGTGTTGCCTCGTTTACGGTGCTTACTGCAGATGGAATGAGGAGGGGTGTGGGTGGTGGTGATGCTTTGACGGTCGTCCAGTTCGCGCCCTATCTCGAGGCGAGCGCAACTGCGGTTACGGTTGGCCACGGCGAGACGGGTACGGCGACGGTGACCGCGATGGATACGCAGGGCAAAGCGGTTGCGTTTACCGTAGATCCCGCCAGTGCGGGCACAGTGTCGGATGATGGTAATTCTGTGATGTTGTCCGCAACGGGCAATGCCACAGTGTCGGTGTCGGCAATGGTCGGTGGCGTGGCGCTTGGTCCGGTTGAGGTTGTTTTTACCAAGGCACCACCGGAACTACAGACTGAGAGTACCGAGGTGGTGTTTTCAGATTTTGGTGCCTCAGCTTCAGCGATGGTTACGGCTATCGGTTTTGATGCCGGTGCCGAGATTAATTTTAAAATTACGGGTGGTGCCGGGTTTGCTACAGGTGCTGGTGCTGCGACCTGGACGGTGACGACGAGTAATCCCGGGGATGTGACGATGGAGGCCACCGATGGCACGGCGACGACGGCTCCGCTGACGATTTCGTTTGTGAATCCTCCGCCTTATCTGACGGCAGATAACGCCGATGTTATTATTCCGACTGGTGGAGAGGCAACGGTGACAGTTACGGCAACGGGTCTGGGTGACGGTATTACTTATACGTTCACCGAAGTATCCGGTACAGCGTCGGTTAATGCTGTTACGGATGGTGCTATGGTCACGTTGACGGGTAGTGGTGAAGGTTCTGCTGAGGTGACGCTGAAAGCCATGGATAGTGACGGTAAGGAGACAAGTGCGTTGAAGGTTATCTTCAGGGCGATGCCTTCTGTTACGACAAATATGGCTGATGTCGAGGTTCCTCAGTCTGTTGTTCCCAGCGGTTCGTCATCGGTCGTGGCTGTTGGTTTTCCCGAAGGTGCTGAGGTTACGTTCGATGTCCAGGTGACGAGTGGTTCAGAGAGTGATCTTTCAATGTCACAGGATGGCAATGTTTTGTCCTTGACGGCCACGGGTCCAGTTTCTGTGAGTGTGACGGCTTCTGGTGCCGGCGTTACGACGGCTGCGGTAGAAGTTTCGTTTAGCCAGATGAAGCCCGCTGCGCCTGCGAGTGTGATGGTGCAGGATCAGGAAGGCGACAATGGTCACTATGTGATGGTGACTTTTGCCAATTCGGAAAATCACGGAGATGTGAGTCAGTATCGCGTCTATCGCGAGATGATGGTGAATGATTCAGAGGGTAACCCGATGGCAGAGTGGGTCGCCTGGGCTGTTGTCGATGCGATGGATAATGATGGTACGACGCGCGCCGTTGTTCCGGTGACGGATGCGAAGGCAACCCGCTGGGGCGTTGCTGCCGAGACCGGTATGGGTTCGGCAGAGGATGTGATTACGCCTGCTGGCAAGCGCGTGTTCTCCAAGGAGAGCGTGCAACAGTTGGTTCAGTTCCTGGGTCTGGATCCCAATCTCGTTGTGACCGAGGATGAGCTCGCACAGGTGTTTATGCCTTCTGCTGATTATTTGAACGCGCTTATTGGGAACCAGAAGAATGTGGTGTTTGCGGCTCTGGATCCCGATTTGAGTGTGCTCGTCGGTGGCGATTTGGCTGTTCCGCAGAATATCCGCACGGATGGATCTGGTCCCATTGTTTCGTCTGCAATTACGGCGACGGAAGATATGGTGGCTGCGGTTGACGATACAGCCCCTGCTGCTGCGACTGGTCTCGCCGCTGATGTTGAGACCGGAATGGTTACCTGGACGGTGTCCGCCGATGATGGCGGCATGGATATTGTGATGTATCGCGGTTACGGGATTATGATTCCGCACGTGACGGGATACGTGGTCAGAGGCGGTGCTGGCGAAGATTCGATGATTGATATCGGGCCTGCGCCCGCTGGTTCGGGCAGTTTCCAGGTTCCCCAGGCTTTGATCGAGTCTCTGATTAATCAGGGTCTGCCCGCGGTGCTGGTGTCTGTGGTTGCGATGGACGGTACCAATATGACGCCAAGTGTTCCTCTACTTGTTGAGCTTACGCCCACGCGCAGGGGATTTGTGGATGCAGATGGCAATCCCGTTTATATTGTCAGACTTCCCAGGCACGGGGAAACTCAAACGCCGCTGACGGTTGACTTTGAAGACTTTATAGCCTTTACGATGGCGTTTAATACAGATGAGACGCACGAGAACTGGAGAGTCTTTGTTCAGGCTGACCTGAATGACGATAAGATGGTCAATTTCGATGACTTTATCCTGTTCTTTAGCTCGTATGGCAAAGAAGCGCAGGGTCCGGCTGGCAAGTCTCTGATTCCGCCTCCTGGCGTGAATGAGACTGCCGAGTTGACGTTGCGTTTGGGCAGTGATCGCGTGGTGGCTGGCGAGAATATGTTTGTGGATGTGTCTCTCGCCAATGTGCAGGCTCTGATGGGTTATGGGTTTGTGCTTAACTACGATGCCGAGAAGTTCGAGTTTGTAGAGGCGATGCCAGTTGCTGAAGATTTGCTTTTGTCTTCAGGTGGCGAGACGCCGCTGTTGAGGGGTTGGTCGCCTGAGGCCGGGCAGGTTCACGTTATGAATGCGATCGTCAATGGTTCGGAGGTTTCCGGCGGTGGCGATATTGTTCGGTTGGTGTTCCGCGTGTTGCGCGATTTTGAAGATAATGCGCGGTTTGAGATTGCCGAGGGTCTGGTTTTCGATCCGAGTCAACTCGCCAATCCATTGGCTGGCGGTGTGCTGGATATCCAGACGACGCCTACAGAGTTTGCACTGCTCCAGAATTTCCCCAATCCGTTTAACCCCGACACGACGATCGGGTACGAATTGGCCGAGTCCGCCGATGTGACGCTCCAGGTTTACAATGTGGTGGGTCAGGTCGTTCGGACGCTGATTGCTGCTGAACCGCAGTCGGTTGGTCGTTATCAGGTCCGTTGGGACGGTATGGATGATCGCGGGACGCCGGTTTCGAGTGGTATTTATTTCTACCAGCTCTCGGCAGGGAAGTTCCAGGATGTGCGGAAGCTGATGCTGCTCAAGTAA
- a CDS encoding T9SS type A sorting domain-containing protein, with translation MNFHKTIGFLATLLLVFGLGVPDSYAQDVSTVSITLAPNSVFDTDDATDVTAQVTVTLAAMAESNMAVTVTVSNITDPDGADDDLETAADNIGTAEVADYAAITAFPIEVFFQAGEMSASNSGTFSFDPAPDGAGDADDETLVIQAATGENADEKTGTANLTIQEFISSITISLDMNSFVDTADATTVTAEVMVTLNEAPSADTEVVVTLTDITDPDGADGDLETAADNIGTAEAADFTFTAGDPITVTVEADATSGTAEGTFTFDPAPDTDDADDEMVVIQAANADAGQSVRANLTITELLSSVALALSPDDNFKEGTTTSVLAEATVTLAAMAESNMSVTVAVSDITDADGADDDVATTDDNIGTAEDGDYAAITAFNVVVNISEGAMSGTGRALFSFQPAADADNDSEVAVLEAAAAGHMGRANLGISEGEVEEVTITLSPSSVMEADGSTTVTAEVTVTLNSAVGAGTTVTVDVALRSAMGTAESGDYTIADLEDTEVVIDGNAVAPANMTSSVTVTFSIDPAQDGDTDDETVQITATAGGESGMADLTITDDGDSAGNIMISLSLDEIRENVRARDVVVTATLSEGTGPVTVMVTTMMTGTPEEITTATPTGTIEIAAGSASGSTTLSLDPSDDDVLTNRKIRVTGSAVADGYMSDSADITVLDDDNAIGDLTITAASPPSVTTGEATNVILTVKGLLFDKLEDDGTVVATLTTTLGSFQNTTNTNAAFVTVDPNNPMSAEVSIAMADHVDLIPDQDSPDGTRKITLTLTAADAATEGTMITVTASADMYNASERVIPVTTRSAFDLQGYRVVLVKPAANGWAIIGNDKVVVDVMRVGSVAYPWSQFESIKASVRDTAHDNSDPAHEIDAVTARNFNLEDNGSVTFEEPGSRSRGDVIWRGNDTIRFEIRIRPRDDSGTTDPARDGQYLGAYVHIEFTSGQASDSFTNRDSDKAVYPSNPTLVDEANRYRGDGKLFKVDNLAPSNSAITDVRVTSGSGDDEEVNSGITATVGDDIRVAIKVSGNVLFRDSGVRVQVRPVDGSGTAMGGVSYPAGDVAPQAKTVNFSAAQVIASTADSLRVSWTVNEGFFRFKTDNYVEGIGRQGVFFEPDEATGEVLVQVNDQAGNYSSVAFKKTFAIDSRSPGVTIRYPAADPDSIYDHAHPLRFTGHTSDDVHGYSEFLNPLVVEVDEDLSMLEVFAVGADTLDITDQFSSSSVGDSTVTYETYDLSSPKKDGEGDDDKYPGKAYVPSSANIAGTDIELAVLATDILGNTTKTTISGVTHDAAPPKLTDWFPKNRLLEEDQFNDATPPVFTLPEDVDSIAVRFTATGGADVIKERGGVTTKGEDSFDFSGELTDETSYDMTIFVRDLAGNIYITPADSSSGMRFNAEFDNPIATRYTFEAGMDSVIAGQANMLTIQAEDYDAGSDTKRMALTYKNMARISAWDTDGGAAESVWFEGTGVTDDADNPDGEAMLSAADWRIGKRTVTVKSNKATGFIKIMVEHLDSGMGDTAVVGFGSAIDSLYVGAADFAGFDITAWEEGVEGAAQEIWGDYTLRVVPVDRHGNPSVRAFAADFDDSLDVLDTRVGDSGAFEYKNGIDVEIIGVPAIEDFALLILSIGKDGETYDLVAPDNRRSQTVQVRVVNGSLKEGDTRSQNIRSTAKFKISAPLTPMLTLWVPGMEEDQAGKDVMIPADPGEITVTVAAEGYNAGDMVTFTRNGEDAGTVEADDDGVAKLMITASVASTTMVSATNGLYETGELTIVFDDTPPKPVRKQFVDANGDPVYLISAENMTVDVADFLALVAAFGSSEGDDNYNVQADVNDDGMVNVADFVEFITSFGKTAVGPATKPLVLLPGVNENAEFSLSLGSERVVAGETVAVDVSLANVAALVGYGFALNYESDKFEFVSVAPADEDLLKSTGGETLFHHVVADGQVTVANGLYNGTAISGGGDVVRFVFRVLREFEDNARFEIADGLVFDPGQLSNPAVVAGVLELQSTPREFALHQNFPNPFNPDTTIKYDLAESADVTLQIYNVLGQVVRTLVASEAQNAGRYQIRWNGMDDRGVPVSSGIYFYQISADGKFSDVRKLMLLK, from the coding sequence ATGAATTTTCACAAAACAATTGGCTTTTTGGCAACTCTCTTGCTGGTGTTTGGGCTTGGAGTGCCAGATAGTTATGCACAAGATGTATCAACTGTCTCAATCACCCTTGCTCCGAATAGCGTTTTTGACACGGACGATGCCACTGACGTGACAGCACAGGTGACCGTCACCCTGGCTGCTATGGCGGAATCGAATATGGCAGTGACTGTGACCGTGAGCAATATTACCGATCCTGATGGTGCCGATGATGATCTGGAGACAGCTGCTGATAATATAGGCACAGCAGAAGTTGCGGATTACGCCGCTATAACAGCATTTCCCATTGAGGTGTTTTTTCAAGCTGGTGAGATGAGTGCCTCAAATAGTGGAACCTTTTCGTTTGATCCAGCTCCTGATGGTGCTGGTGATGCTGATGACGAAACGCTTGTAATTCAAGCTGCGACTGGCGAGAACGCTGATGAAAAAACTGGTACAGCTAACCTGACCATACAAGAATTCATATCAAGCATTACGATCTCGCTCGATATGAATAGCTTTGTTGACACGGCTGATGCAACGACCGTGACAGCAGAGGTGATGGTTACTCTGAATGAAGCTCCGTCAGCAGATACTGAAGTGGTTGTGACCCTGACCGATATTACTGATCCTGATGGTGCTGATGGTGATCTGGAGACAGCTGCTGATAATATAGGTACAGCAGAAGCTGCTGATTTTACATTTACCGCTGGTGATCCTATCACAGTGACTGTTGAAGCAGACGCAACCAGTGGCACAGCGGAAGGAACCTTTACGTTCGATCCAGCTCCAGATACTGATGATGCTGATGACGAAATGGTTGTAATTCAAGCTGCAAATGCGGATGCTGGTCAAAGTGTTAGAGCTAACCTGACCATAACAGAACTCTTATCAAGCGTTGCGCTCGCCCTTTCTCCTGATGATAACTTTAAGGAAGGGACCACCACTTCGGTGCTCGCAGAGGCGACCGTTACTCTGGCTGCTATGGCGGAATCGAATATGTCAGTGACTGTGGCCGTGAGCGATATTACTGATGCTGATGGTGCAGATGATGATGTCGCTACGACCGATGATAATATAGGTACAGCAGAAGATGGGGATTACGCCGCTATAACCGCCTTTAACGTTGTGGTTAATATTTCCGAAGGCGCAATGAGTGGCACAGGGCGGGCACTCTTTAGTTTTCAGCCAGCTGCAGATGCTGATAATGATAGCGAAGTGGCTGTACTTGAAGCTGCGGCTGCTGGTCACATGGGTAGAGCCAACCTGGGAATAAGCGAAGGAGAAGTGGAAGAGGTCACAATCACGCTTTCTCCGAGTAGCGTGATGGAAGCGGACGGTTCAACTACCGTGACAGCAGAGGTGACCGTTACCCTGAATTCTGCGGTGGGAGCAGGTACTACTGTGACTGTGGATGTGGCCTTGCGTTCTGCTATGGGTACTGCGGAATCTGGGGATTACACCATTGCAGATCTTGAAGATACCGAGGTGGTTATTGACGGAAACGCCGTTGCCCCAGCTAACATGACCAGCTCAGTCACTGTAACCTTTTCGATTGATCCAGCGCAAGACGGTGATACGGATGACGAAACGGTTCAGATTACCGCTACGGCTGGGGGAGAATCGGGTATGGCTGACCTTACCATAACCGATGATGGTGACTCTGCTGGAAACATCATGATCTCTCTCAGTCTGGACGAGATTAGAGAAAATGTTCGTGCGAGAGATGTGGTAGTAACCGCGACATTGTCTGAGGGGACAGGGCCCGTGACGGTGATGGTGACTACCATGATGACGGGAACACCAGAGGAGATTACGACGGCCACGCCTACAGGCACGATTGAGATCGCGGCTGGTTCTGCCTCTGGATCAACCACGCTATCGCTTGATCCGTCTGATGACGATGTGCTTACGAATAGAAAAATCCGGGTGACAGGTAGTGCTGTGGCCGATGGTTATATGTCAGACTCTGCAGATATTACAGTCCTGGATGATGATAATGCTATCGGAGACCTCACAATCACTGCTGCCAGTCCACCCAGTGTGACTACGGGTGAAGCTACGAACGTGATTTTGACGGTGAAGGGCTTGCTATTCGATAAATTGGAGGATGACGGTACGGTCGTCGCGACTTTGACTACCACCTTAGGATCGTTCCAGAATACCACGAATACCAATGCTGCCTTTGTGACTGTGGATCCGAATAACCCCATGTCTGCCGAAGTTTCAATAGCTATGGCGGATCACGTTGACCTCATTCCCGATCAGGACTCTCCCGATGGCACGAGAAAAATCACACTGACCCTTACTGCGGCTGATGCAGCAACTGAGGGTACGATGATTACCGTGACTGCCTCGGCGGATATGTATAATGCGAGTGAGCGCGTGATTCCCGTAACAACTCGATCCGCCTTTGATCTCCAGGGTTATCGCGTTGTCCTGGTCAAGCCAGCAGCAAATGGCTGGGCAATCATAGGCAATGACAAGGTCGTTGTTGATGTGATGCGCGTCGGTAGCGTAGCGTATCCCTGGTCGCAGTTTGAGAGTATTAAGGCCTCGGTGCGCGATACGGCTCATGATAATTCAGATCCTGCTCATGAGATTGATGCCGTAACCGCGAGAAATTTTAACCTCGAAGACAACGGATCCGTTACTTTTGAGGAACCGGGAAGTCGCAGTCGCGGTGATGTTATCTGGCGCGGCAATGACACGATCCGATTTGAGATCAGGATAAGACCTCGCGATGATTCGGGTACTACAGATCCGGCGAGGGATGGTCAATATCTGGGCGCGTATGTGCATATTGAGTTCACTTCTGGTCAAGCTTCAGACTCATTCACAAATAGGGATTCAGACAAAGCGGTTTATCCTTCTAATCCCACACTTGTGGATGAAGCGAACAGATACAGAGGTGACGGGAAGTTGTTTAAGGTTGATAATCTCGCGCCTTCAAACTCTGCCATTACTGATGTCAGGGTTACATCTGGGTCAGGGGACGACGAAGAAGTGAACTCGGGTATTACTGCTACAGTTGGCGATGATATTCGCGTCGCTATCAAGGTTAGTGGAAATGTTCTTTTCCGAGACTCTGGTGTCCGGGTTCAGGTACGGCCTGTTGATGGTTCCGGGACAGCTATGGGAGGCGTCTCATATCCTGCTGGCGATGTCGCACCTCAGGCTAAGACCGTCAACTTTAGTGCTGCTCAGGTCATCGCTTCCACCGCAGATTCATTGCGTGTCTCCTGGACGGTAAATGAAGGATTCTTCCGATTTAAAACCGATAACTATGTCGAGGGTATAGGACGGCAAGGTGTCTTCTTTGAGCCGGATGAAGCGACGGGTGAGGTCCTTGTACAGGTAAATGATCAGGCGGGCAACTATAGTAGTGTTGCCTTCAAAAAGACGTTTGCCATTGACTCTCGTTCGCCGGGCGTTACGATCCGGTATCCTGCTGCGGATCCCGACAGTATCTATGATCATGCGCATCCCCTGCGTTTTACAGGTCATACATCGGATGATGTGCATGGCTATAGTGAGTTTCTCAATCCTCTGGTCGTTGAAGTGGATGAAGATCTTTCCATGCTCGAGGTCTTTGCAGTCGGAGCGGATACCCTGGATATCACTGACCAGTTTTCTTCGAGTAGTGTAGGGGATTCAACCGTTACTTATGAAACGTACGATCTCAGCTCTCCGAAGAAAGACGGGGAAGGCGATGATGATAAATATCCGGGCAAAGCCTACGTGCCATCGAGCGCGAATATAGCCGGTACAGACATAGAACTCGCTGTTTTGGCGACAGATATATTGGGTAACACAACCAAGACGACGATTTCTGGTGTTACGCACGATGCAGCACCTCCAAAGCTTACGGACTGGTTCCCCAAGAACCGTTTGCTTGAAGAGGACCAGTTTAACGATGCGACACCGCCGGTCTTTACACTGCCGGAAGACGTGGACTCGATTGCGGTCAGGTTCACTGCGACAGGTGGAGCCGATGTCATCAAGGAACGTGGTGGGGTAACGACAAAGGGCGAAGATAGCTTCGATTTCTCTGGTGAGTTAACGGATGAGACAAGCTATGATATGACGATATTTGTCCGCGATCTCGCGGGTAATATCTATATCACGCCTGCGGATTCCTCTTCGGGTATGCGATTTAACGCAGAATTCGATAATCCGATAGCGACCAGGTACACATTCGAAGCCGGGATGGACTCTGTGATTGCTGGTCAGGCAAATATGCTGACGATTCAGGCTGAAGATTACGATGCCGGGTCTGATACGAAGCGCATGGCGCTGACGTATAAGAACATGGCGCGGATCAGTGCCTGGGATACAGACGGTGGTGCTGCCGAGTCCGTGTGGTTTGAAGGCACGGGCGTGACAGATGATGCCGATAATCCCGATGGCGAGGCTATGCTGAGTGCTGCCGATTGGAGAATTGGTAAGCGCACAGTTACGGTCAAGTCGAACAAGGCTACTGGTTTCATCAAGATTATGGTCGAGCATCTGGATTCCGGTATGGGTGATACAGCAGTCGTGGGATTTGGTAGTGCAATCGATAGTCTCTACGTTGGTGCTGCCGACTTTGCCGGGTTTGATATAACCGCCTGGGAAGAAGGCGTAGAAGGCGCTGCACAAGAGATTTGGGGCGATTACACCCTTCGGGTGGTCCCGGTCGATAGGCATGGCAACCCCTCGGTAAGAGCGTTTGCGGCTGATTTCGACGACTCCCTGGATGTGCTGGATACCCGAGTGGGAGACAGTGGTGCCTTTGAATATAAGAATGGCATTGATGTCGAAATTATCGGCGTTCCCGCTATTGAAGACTTTGCTCTGTTGATCTTGAGTATCGGGAAGGATGGCGAGACTTATGATCTCGTCGCACCTGACAATAGACGCAGTCAGACGGTTCAGGTCAGGGTCGTGAATGGGTCCTTGAAAGAGGGCGATACCCGAAGCCAGAACATCAGAAGTACTGCGAAGTTCAAGATTTCTGCTCCTTTGACACCTATGCTTACGCTCTGGGTGCCCGGTATGGAAGAGGATCAGGCGGGTAAAGATGTTATGATTCCCGCTGATCCCGGTGAAATAACGGTCACGGTCGCAGCCGAAGGCTATAATGCTGGCGATATGGTGACCTTTACCCGGAACGGTGAGGATGCAGGGACCGTGGAAGCCGATGACGATGGCGTTGCCAAGTTGATGATTACCGCGAGTGTGGCAAGTACGACGATGGTGTCGGCTACGAATGGTCTGTATGAGACGGGCGAGTTGACAATTGTCTTTGACGATACGCCGCCTAAGCCAGTGCGCAAGCAGTTTGTCGATGCAAACGGCGATCCGGTTTATCTCATCTCTGCAGAGAATATGACAGTTGACGTGGCTGACTTCCTCGCTCTGGTTGCTGCGTTTGGTAGCAGCGAAGGCGATGATAATTACAATGTTCAGGCCGATGTCAATGACGATGGCATGGTTAATGTCGCTGACTTCGTCGAGTTTATCACGTCCTTTGGCAAGACAGCTGTTGGTCCGGCGACGAAGCCGCTCGTGTTGCTGCCCGGCGTAAACGAGAATGCTGAGTTCTCGCTGAGTTTGGGTAGTGAGCGCGTGGTCGCTGGCGAGACGGTGGCTGTCGATGTGTCGCTTGCCAATGTCGCTGCTCTGGTCGGTTATGGGTTCGCGCTCAATTACGAGTCCGATAAGTTCGAGTTCGTGAGTGTGGCGCCTGCCGATGAGGATCTGCTCAAGTCAACAGGTGGAGAGACGCTGTTCCACCATGTGGTTGCCGACGGTCAGGTTACCGTTGCCAATGGTCTGTATAATGGCACGGCGATTTCCGGCGGTGGCGATGTGGTTCGGTTCGTGTTCCGCGTGTTGCGCGAGTTTGAGGATAACGCCAGGTTTGAGATTGCCGACGGTCTGGTCTTTGACCCGGGTCAGCTTTCCAATCCGGCGGTGGTCGCGGGTGTGCTGGAACTTCAGAGTACGCCCAGAGAGTTCGCTTTGCACCAGAACTTCCCCAATCCATTTAACCCGGATACGACCATTAAGTACGATTTGGCCGAGTCCGCCGACGTGACGCTCCAGATTTACAATGTGTTGGGTCAGGTGGTTCGGACGCTGGTCGCTTCCGAGGCGCAGAATGCGGGTCGCTATCAGATTCGCTGGAACGGTATGGATGATCGCGGTGTGCCGGTTTCGAGTGGAATTTACTTCTACCAGATTTCGGCAGACGGAAAGTTCAGTGATGTGCGGAAGCTGATGCTGCTCAAGTAA